In Modestobacter versicolor, a single genomic region encodes these proteins:
- a CDS encoding ABC transporter substrate-binding protein produces the protein MLSVVALLALLAGCGGGNSGAAGVPTQAGEANSGVAGVRAPSDTPGGTLRLVAGEIDSLDPQRSYVPGVWNLMRLYARTLVTYSSVPGRTGELVPDLATDMGTTPDGGRTWTFTLKEGVRFETGRPITSRDVKYGIERSFASDVIVGGPTYVLDLLDDPENPYAGPYQDESADRLGLASVATPDDRTITFTLTTPTPDFPFVMALPSSSPVPAENDLGAGYGTHPVSSGPYMVASVDAQAGITLVRNPQWDPATDEVRSALPDQVVVRSGLSGVARDQALLAGSADADLSGTGVQQATTSRLEDEALAGRIDDVTTGALRLLALPSSVAPMDNPACRAAVAAVVDRAGVQEALGGPENAVRSSLLWPRSLAGDLEDPDPQPDLEAARASLAACGQPNGFSTVFAVPDAPSSVAVATSIAADLAQVGIQAEVRPLDPATYYATDVGNPEAVNAAGFGIVLATWTADFPTSASFLVPLVDGRSIRQVGNTNYARLDDPGVNGLVDAARAVADPAAAGEAWRQVVAAVQTTSAYVPLAENRVQLLAGQRLRNGVVMQPYGGYDVATAGVS, from the coding sequence GTGCTGTCCGTCGTCGCCCTGCTCGCGCTGCTGGCCGGCTGCGGCGGCGGCAACAGCGGCGCCGCGGGCGTGCCCACCCAGGCGGGCGAGGCGAACAGCGGGGTGGCCGGCGTCCGCGCGCCGTCCGACACCCCCGGCGGCACGCTGCGGCTGGTGGCCGGGGAGATCGACAGCCTGGACCCGCAGCGCTCCTACGTGCCCGGCGTGTGGAACCTGATGCGGCTCTACGCCCGCACGCTGGTCACCTACTCCTCCGTACCGGGCCGCACCGGCGAGCTGGTGCCCGACCTCGCCACCGACATGGGGACGACGCCCGACGGCGGTCGGACCTGGACCTTCACCCTCAAGGAGGGCGTCCGGTTCGAGACCGGCCGGCCGATCACCTCCCGCGACGTGAAGTACGGCATCGAGCGGTCGTTCGCCTCCGACGTCATCGTCGGCGGCCCGACCTACGTGCTCGACCTGCTCGACGACCCGGAGAACCCCTACGCCGGGCCCTACCAGGACGAGTCGGCCGACAGGCTCGGGCTGGCCTCGGTCGCGACGCCCGACGACCGGACGATCACCTTCACCCTGACCACGCCGACGCCGGACTTCCCGTTCGTCATGGCGCTGCCCTCCAGCAGCCCGGTGCCGGCCGAGAACGACCTCGGCGCCGGCTACGGCACCCACCCGGTGAGCTCCGGCCCCTACATGGTGGCCTCGGTCGACGCCCAGGCCGGCATCACGCTGGTGCGCAACCCGCAGTGGGACCCGGCGACCGACGAGGTCCGCAGCGCGCTGCCCGACCAGGTGGTCGTGCGCAGCGGCCTCTCCGGCGTCGCCCGGGACCAGGCGCTGCTGGCCGGCTCGGCGGACGCCGACCTGTCCGGCACCGGCGTGCAGCAGGCCACCACCAGCCGGCTGGAAGACGAGGCGCTGGCCGGCCGGATCGACGACGTGACCACCGGCGCGCTGCGGCTGCTCGCCCTGCCGAGCTCGGTGGCGCCGATGGACAACCCGGCCTGCCGGGCGGCCGTGGCCGCGGTGGTCGACCGGGCGGGCGTGCAGGAGGCCCTCGGCGGCCCGGAGAACGCGGTCCGCTCGTCGCTGCTCTGGCCACGGTCGCTGGCCGGGGACCTCGAGGACCCTGACCCTCAGCCAGACCTCGAGGCCGCCCGGGCGTCGCTGGCCGCGTGCGGTCAGCCGAACGGGTTCAGCACCGTCTTCGCCGTGCCCGACGCGCCGAGCAGCGTCGCGGTCGCCACCTCGATCGCCGCCGACCTGGCGCAGGTCGGCATCCAGGCGGAGGTGCGGCCGCTGGACCCGGCCACCTACTACGCCACGGACGTCGGCAACCCGGAGGCCGTCAACGCCGCCGGCTTCGGGATCGTGCTGGCCACCTGGACGGCGGACTTCCCGACCTCCGCCTCGTTCCTGGTGCCGCTGGTCGACGGCCGCTCGATCCGCCAGGTGGGCAACACGAACTACGCGCGGCTCGACGACCCCGGGGTCAACGGGCTGGTCGACGCGGCGCGAGCGGTCGCCGACCCGGCGGCGGCCGGCGAGGCGTGG
- the tpiA gene encoding triose-phosphate isomerase, producing MARTKAPKAPREGRRPLIAGNWKMHLTHLEAIGLVQKLAFSLTEPQLEAAEVVVVPPFTALRSVQTLVAGDKLEIGYGAQDLAAADSGAYTGDVSGAMLAALACRYVLVGHSERRTLHGEDDAVVAAKVQAALRHGLVPILCVGEGLDVRRAGTHVPHCTDQLDLALAGLSTEQLQELVIAYEPVWAIGTGEVATPDDAQEVCGALRARLAERHGPELAAGVRILYGGSVKAGNTAGILAGPDVDGALVGGASLDADEFAQICRTAAGGS from the coding sequence ATGGCGCGCACCAAGGCCCCCAAGGCGCCCCGCGAGGGGCGACGTCCGCTGATCGCGGGCAACTGGAAGATGCACCTGACGCACCTGGAGGCCATCGGCCTGGTGCAGAAGCTGGCGTTCTCGCTCACCGAGCCCCAGCTCGAGGCCGCCGAGGTGGTCGTCGTCCCGCCGTTCACCGCGCTGCGCAGCGTGCAGACGCTGGTGGCCGGCGACAAGCTGGAGATCGGCTACGGCGCGCAGGACCTGGCCGCAGCCGACTCCGGGGCGTACACCGGCGACGTGAGCGGGGCGATGCTCGCCGCGCTGGCCTGCCGGTACGTGCTGGTCGGTCACTCCGAGCGGCGCACGCTGCACGGTGAGGACGACGCGGTGGTGGCGGCCAAGGTGCAGGCGGCGCTGCGGCACGGCCTGGTACCGATCCTGTGCGTGGGGGAGGGGCTCGACGTCCGGCGCGCCGGCACGCACGTCCCGCACTGCACCGACCAGCTCGACCTGGCGCTGGCCGGGCTCAGCACCGAGCAGCTGCAGGAGCTCGTGATCGCCTACGAGCCGGTCTGGGCGATCGGCACCGGCGAGGTGGCCACCCCGGATGATGCGCAGGAGGTCTGCGGGGCACTGCGGGCGCGGCTCGCCGAGCGTCACGGGCCGGAACTGGCCGCCGGCGTCCGTATCCTCTACGGCGGGTCGGTCAAGGCCGGCAACACCGCCGGCATCCTCGCCGGACCGGACGTCGACGGAGCGCTCGTCGGCGGGGCCAGCCTGGACGCCGACGAGTTCGCACAGATCTGTCGTACCGCTGCCGGTGGGAGCTGA
- a CDS encoding phosphoglycerate kinase, with protein MRSVDELIADGVSGRRVLLRADLNVPLDKVTREITDDGRIKASVPTISALREAGARVVVAAHLGRPKGEPDPQFSLAPVAARLGELLGTEVPLAADVAGPDATARAAALGDGEVLMLENVRFEAAETSKDDAVRGELADRLAGLADLYVDDAFGAVHRKHASVFDVAERLPHAAGRLVARELEVLTRLTESPERPYVVVLGGSKVSDKLGVIEALLPKVDRLLVGGGMTYTFLAAQGHEVGQSLLEADQVDSCRRLLAEAGDRIVLPVDVVCTPEFNAEAPTTVLPADQIPADQMSLDIGPRSVELFAEALSGARTVFWNGPMGVFELAPFQGGTRGVAQAVGAIDGLSVVGGGDSAASVRQLGLDEAAYGHISTGGGASLEYLEGRELPGLSVLAG; from the coding sequence ATGCGGTCCGTCGACGAGCTCATCGCCGACGGGGTCTCGGGTCGGCGCGTGCTGCTGCGCGCCGACCTGAACGTCCCCCTGGACAAGGTCACCCGCGAGATCACCGACGACGGCCGGATCAAGGCCAGCGTCCCCACGATCTCCGCGCTGCGCGAGGCCGGGGCGCGGGTCGTCGTGGCCGCGCACCTCGGCCGGCCCAAGGGCGAGCCCGACCCGCAGTTCTCCCTCGCCCCGGTCGCCGCGCGGCTCGGTGAGCTGCTCGGCACCGAGGTGCCGCTGGCCGCCGACGTCGCCGGCCCGGACGCCACGGCCAGGGCCGCGGCGCTCGGCGACGGCGAGGTGCTGATGCTGGAGAACGTCCGCTTCGAGGCGGCCGAGACCAGCAAGGACGACGCCGTCCGCGGCGAGCTCGCCGACCGGCTCGCCGGGCTGGCGGACCTCTACGTCGACGACGCCTTCGGTGCGGTGCACCGCAAGCACGCCTCGGTCTTCGACGTCGCCGAGCGGCTGCCGCACGCGGCCGGCCGGCTGGTGGCCCGCGAGCTCGAGGTGCTCACCCGGCTCACCGAGAGCCCGGAGCGGCCCTACGTCGTCGTCCTCGGCGGCTCCAAGGTCAGCGACAAGCTCGGCGTGATCGAGGCGCTGCTGCCCAAGGTCGACCGGCTGCTGGTCGGTGGCGGGATGACCTACACCTTCCTCGCGGCCCAGGGCCACGAGGTGGGGCAGTCGCTGCTGGAGGCCGACCAGGTCGACAGCTGCCGGCGGCTGCTGGCCGAGGCCGGTGACCGCATCGTGCTGCCGGTCGACGTCGTGTGCACGCCCGAGTTCAACGCCGAGGCGCCCACCACGGTGCTGCCGGCCGACCAGATCCCGGCCGACCAGATGAGCCTGGACATCGGGCCCCGCAGCGTCGAGCTGTTCGCCGAGGCGCTGTCCGGTGCGCGCACGGTGTTCTGGAACGGCCCGATGGGCGTGTTCGAGCTGGCCCCCTTCCAGGGCGGCACCCGCGGGGTGGCCCAGGCGGTCGGCGCGATCGACGGGCTCTCCGTCGTCGGTGGTGGCGACTCGGCGGCGTCGGTGCGCCAGCTCGGGCTCGACGAGGCCGCCTACGGCCACATCAGCACCGGTGGCGGCGCGTCGCTGGAGTACCTCGAGGGCCGCGAGCTCCCGGGCCTCTCGGTGCTGGCCGGCTGA